The DNA sequence TCAGTCTCCACTTCCCTCCCAAAGGAATTTTGTTCTTTAATGTTTGCAGAGATCTCAAAAGCAAAGACCCTACCCTCTAGAGCTTGCATTTTAAggttaaaagataataaaatgtggagaaaagCTTGCCCATTCCTATCAACTGGGCTTAGGACAAGTTCCAACATAGAAAACACTCTTGAAGTAGGAATTcaacatatgccatgttggtgtgctgcacccattaactcatcatttacattaggtatatctcccaatgctatccctcccgactccaccctccccacaataggccctggtgtgtgatgttccccttcctgtgtccaagtgatctcaatgtTCAATTTccccttatgagtgagaacatgtggtgtttcgttttctattgttgcaatagtttgctgagaatgatggtttccagctgcatccatgtccctacaaaggatatgaaatcatccttttttatggctgcatagtattccatgttatatgtgtgccacattttcttaatccagtctgtcactgatggacatttgggttgattccaagtctttgctattgtgaatagtgccacaataaatatacgtgtgcatgtgtctttatagcagcatgatttataatcctttgggtatatacccagtaatgggatggctgggtcaaatggtatttctagttctggatccttgaggaatcgccacactgttttccacaatagttgaactagtttacagttccaccaacagtgtaaaagtgttcctatttctccaaatcctctctagcacctgttgtttcctgattttttaatgattgccattctaactggtgtgagatggtatctcattgtggttttgatttgcatttctctgatggccagtgatgatgagcattttttcatgtgtctgttggctgtatgaacgtcttcttttgagaagcgtctgttcatatcctttgcccactttttgatggggttgtttgtttttttcttgtaaatttgtttgagttctttgtaggttcttgatattagccctttgtcagatgagtagattgcaaaaattttctcccattctgtaggttgcctgttcactctgatggtagtttcttttgctgtgcagaagctctttagtttagttagatcccatttgtcaattttggcttttgttgccattgcttttggtgttttagacatgaagtccttgcctatgcctatctcctgaatggtattacccaggttttcttctaggatttttatggttttaggtctaacatttaagtctctaatcgagcttgaattaattttcatataaggagtaaggaaagcatccagtttcagctttctgcttatcactagccaattttccccacaccatttactaaatagggaatcctttccccatttcttgtttttgtcaggtttgtcaaagatcagatggctgtagatgtgtggtattatttctgaggactctgttctgttccactggtctatatctctgttttggtaccagtaccatgctgttttggttactgtagccttgtagtatagtttgaagtcaggtagcatgatgcctccagctttgttcttttggcttaggattgtcttggcaatgcgggctcttttttggttccatatgaactttaaagcagttttttccaattctgtgaagaaactcattggtagcttaatggggatggcattgaatctataaattaccttgggcagtatggccattttcacaatattgattcttcctatccatgagcatggtatgttcttccatttgtgtcctcttttatttcactgagcagtagtttgtagttctccttgaagaggtcctttacatcccttgtaagttggattcctaggtattttattctctttgaagcaattgtgaatgggagttcattcatgatttggctctctgtttgtctgttactggtgtttaagaatgcttgtgatttttgcacattgattttgtatcctgagactttgctgaagttgcttatcagcttaaggagattttgggctgagacaatggggttttctaaatatgcaatcatgtcatctgcaaacagggacaattttacttcttcttatcctaactgaatacccttgatttctttctcttgcctgattgccctagtcagaacttccaacactatgttgaataggagtggtgagagagggcatccctgtcttgtgccagtttcaaagggaatgcttccagtttttgcccattcagtatgatattggctgtgggtttgtcataaatagctcttattattttgagatatattccatcaatactgaatttactgagagtttttagcatgaagggctgttgaattttgtcaaaggccttttctgcatctattgagataatcatgtggtttttgtctttggttctgtttctatgctggattacatttattgatttgcatatgttgaaccagccttgcatcataggcatgaaacccacttgatcatggtggataagctttttgatgtgctgctggattcggtttgccagtattttattgaggatttttgcattgatattcatcagggatattggtctaaaattctctttttttgttgtgtctctgccaggctttggtatcaggatgatgttggcctcataaaatgagttagggaggattccctctttttctattgattggaatagtttcagaaggaatggtaccagctcctccttgtacctctggtagaattcggctgtgaatccgtctggtcgtggactttttttggttggtaggctattaagtattgcctcaatttcagagcctgctgttggtctattcagggattcaacttcttcctggtttagtcttgggagactgtaagtgtccaggaaattatccatttcttctaggttttccagtttatttgtgtagaggagttgatagtattctctgatggtagtttgtatttctgtggggtcggtggtgatatcccctttatcattttttattgcatctatttgattcttctctcttttcttctttattagtcttgctagtggtctatcaattttgttgatcttttcaaaaaaccaactcctggattcattgattttttggagggttttttgtgtctctatctccttcagttcggctctgatcttagttattgcttgccttctgctagcttttgaatgtgtttgctcttgcttctctagttcttttaattgtgatgttagggtgtcaattttagatctttcctgctttctcttgtgggcatttagtgctataaatttccctctacacgctgctttaaatgtgtcccagagattctggtacactgtgtctttgttctcattggtttcaaagaacatctttatttctgccttcatttcgttatgtacccagtagtcattcaggagcaggttgttcagtttccatgtagttgagcggttttgattgagtttcttagtcctgagttctaatttgattccactgtggtctgagagacagtttgttataaattctgttcttttacatttgctgaggagtgctttacttccaactctgtggtcaattttgaaataagtgcaacgtggtgctgagaagaatgtatattctgttaatttggggtggagagttctatagatgtctattaggtctgcttggtgcagagttgagtttaattcctggatatccttgttaactttctgtctcattgatctgtctaatgttgacagtggggtgttaaagtctcccattattattgtttgggagtctaagtctctttgtaagtctctaaggacttgctttatgaatctgggtgctcctgtatcgagtgcatatatatttaggatagttagctcttcctgatgatgaattgatcccttagccatatgtaatggccttctttgtctcttttgatctttgatggtttaaagtctgttttatcagagactaggattgcaacccctgcttttttttgttctccatttgcttggtagatcttcctccatccttttattttgagcctatgtgtgtctctgcatgtctgatgggtctcctgaatacagcaaactgatgggttttgactctttatccaatttgccagtctgtgtcttttaattggaccatttagtccctttacatttaaggttaatattgttatgtgtgaacttgatcctgtcattatgatattagctggttattttgttcgttagttgatgcagtttcttcctagcatcaatggcctttacattttagcatgtttttgcaatggctggtactggttgttcctttccatgtttagcacttccttcaggatctcttgtagggcaggcgtggtagtgacaaaatctctaagcatttgcttgtctgtaaatgattttatttctcctttacttatgaaacttagtttcgttggatatgaaattctgggttgaaaattcttttctttaagaatgttgaatatttgcccccactctcttctggcttgtagagtttctgctgagagatctgctgttagtctgatgggcttcactttgtgggtaacccgacctttctctctggctacccttaacattttttccttcatttcaactttgatgaatctgacaattatgtgtcttggagttgctcttctggaggagtatctttgtggcgttctctgtatttcctgaatttaaatgttggcctgccttactaggttggggataTTCTCCTGgctgatatcctgcagagtgttttccaacttggttccattttccccgtcactttcaggcacaccaatcagacgtagatttagtctttttttttttttttttttttaggatggagCAATCCTTTATTTTTACACACTTTGACAAGGAGGTTTTCTGTAAACAACTTTTCCAGTGGAGAACAGAGAACGGGAAAATCAGCCTCTAGACATCAGCAGCTGCTCTGCTCAGGGCTGAGGCTCCTCCTTGCCAATGTGGTGAGGTGGAGGGGTGTACTTCCCTTCCTTTATCAGCTTATCCCACTGCCTCCTGATGGTACTCACACATTTCATCATTTTCTGCCGAAGCAAACACTCTACAAAATCATCATATTCTATCTTGCACTCTTTCTCTGCCCGGATAGCACCAATTCCATATGTACATTCTATCCATTCTTTTTCAAAAGCATGGCATCGAGTAGCAATCTTGTAGGGCTGTTCAGCACTCTGGATTGTCCACCATCGATCTATGTTAAGGCCGAACCTTTTCTGGATGTCCAAGAAAGGCATGGCGATCCGATGCTCGTACCCTTGTCTCTTCTCTGGCcagatttagtcttttcacataatcccatatttcttggaggctttattcattttgttttactcttttttctctacacttctcttctcacttcatttcttcatttcattcatttgatctttaatcactgatactctttcttccagttgatcaagtcggttaccgaagcttgtgcatttgtcacatatttctcgtgtcatggttttcatctctatcagtccttttaaggtcttctctgcattgattattctaggtatctgttcatccattcttttttcaaagtttttagtttctttgtgctggttacgtagttcctcctttagctctgagaagtttgatcaactgaagccttcttctctcaactcattaaagtcattctccatccagctttgttctgtggctggcgatgagctgcgttcctttgaagggggagatgcgctctgattttttgaatttccagcttttctgccctgcttttcccctatctttgtggttttatctgcctttggtctttgatgatggtgatgtactgatggggttttggtgtgagtgtcctttctgtttgttagttttccttctaacagttggGACCCTCATCTAtaagtctgttggagtttgtttgaggtccactccagatcctgtttgcctgggtatccagCGGAGgctgtagaagatagaatattgctgaacagcgagtgttgctgtctgattcttgctctggaagctttgtctgaGGGGtatacccagccgtgtgaggtgtgaggtgtgggTCTGCacttagtgggggatgtctcccagttaggctactcaggggtcagggacccacttgagcaggcaatctgtccgttctcagatctcagcctccatgctgggagaaccactgctctcttcaaagctcagttgaaaatgcagaaatcacccgtcttctgtgtcgctcatgctgggagctggaggctggaccTGTTCCTATGTGGCCATCTTGGGTGCccccctcttttatttctttacttccctaataaacttgctttcactttactctatggattcgccctgaattctttcttgcatgagatccaagaaccctctcttggggtctggatgggGATCCCTTTCCTGTAATAATTTCTGTTAAGAATCTTGAACGTTACCAAGTACTTCTCTAATTTCATCTTTGTGTCTAAGAATTGGGTTGAAtttcctagctaacacggcgaaaccccatctctactaaaaaatacaaaaaactagccgggcgagttggcgggcgcctgtagtcccagctacttgggaggctgaggcaggagaatggtgtaaacccgagaggcggagcttgcagtgagctgagatccggccactgcactccagcctgggcgacagcgcgagactccgtctcaaaaaaaaaaaaaaaaaaaaaaaaaaaaaaaaaaaaaaagaattgggttGAATTTAAAGTAGTCACTTTAAGGAAgttaggaaaaataaagagaaagattagaagagaaaaatttcTCCATTTTAACAATGTGTTTCACTCTTctaaaataaagcataaatatTAGGGCAAGGTCATTAACCTGGAGGAAGGCCAAGCACTGGGGCAAGGACATGGAAAGTGTGGGAGGAGACAATATGAAATTAAGATTGGTTTAACATATGAAACACCTTCTTGTAGTGTCACTGCTAAGTAGCTGGAATGGTTAAGAGCAATCACTCCAAGCCAAGTTCTTGGTGCTTCAGAAGGCTGCCACACATTTTCCTCTGGATCAAGCGCTTAATTACTTCATTTGTCTGAGATCTCATCGTGGAACTCATTTCTAAATCCATCAGGACCTAGAGGGTGTCAGGATGATGTAGCAGTCttataaatttctttatattatctAGTAATTCTTATTGCACATTAAATGCTTCAGAATGACAGGAAGATGTAACTTATCATTGTGACTGAGAATGACTTTGAAaacatctttttctccttttaagagGAGAAAAGACCAATGGAAAGAGTCTTTCAAATCTCCAAATTAGTATTTAACTAAGTTAGCGTGAAACCTGTTCTCTTTCAAGCCCTTGATTGCTTTATTAGAAGTAATTGCTTATCTCGGTTTAAGAAAATTGATTGAGACAGGTTACTTGCTTTCATGTCTCATTTATATCCACTTTATATTAAGTATTTTGAATGCATTTTTAACCCTTAATGTTTTGCAGACTAGATAGGAACCTACAGAAAGAAGAGATATGTTCTTTTAACATCAATACATTACtcttattaaaaatatcattcttaCTAATGTCAAATGGTCTTTTGGTACCTAATGATCTTGACAAGAACAACCATGTGGATTTGGAATCAGGAGAGAATAAGGTCATTTATCTGTGGTGCTGTGGgagagacattttctttttcaattttctttctccattttcttattACAATTACTGTTTGGGTTCATTATGACAACTCCCATCATTATGACTGTTCCAGCTCACAAGCTGGAGAAAGATTAATGGTAGAAGAAAATACAGTCTTTGGCATCGGAGCTACATCTAGCTGTTAATATAACAGAGTAGAAATACATGAAATCCATTTATAAGATTTATGCTTGTGATGGAGAAAGTAGTACAAAGTATAAAATGTCAAGATGTAGAACCTGAAGTGTTGGCAGGTAGCATGTGAatttcaatcatttattcattcactcattctttcaacaaatctTGAGCATTAATTATGTGTGCATCTTGTACACTGAGCTTGAAATAAACTCTAATAAGACCCAGCCTCATAAGGGATGTGGGATGGGAAGTATGAGCACAGTGGCAGTTGGAGATAGAGGGCTTACATCTCTGGTTTTGACCATTCTGAGGACTCGAGTTTTGATTCTGATTATCTGGTGGGAAGCTCTGGTTCTAGGTGTCTATTATAATGACAactagtttgtttatttgtttgttttttaacacaaAGCTTTGTTGTGAATAACCAAATCTACAAATGAAAACTGTATATTTACTAATTCATTCTGTAGTACAGAAACAATAAAAGCTTCACAGTGAGTCAATACAAGCCTGTAATTTCTCCTCACCTAAGAGATCGGTAATTCTTCCGTAACTGTTGTAACAATGAGAAAAGTTTGGTGCAGGCTGGGTTACTTTCTTCCAAAATAGTAGTGTATCCATGTTGTTGCCTCCTTTGATGTTTTTAGAGATGCTTTCCTTATTGCAGGTCCCTTGTAACTAACTTCAGAGAGTTAGACTTTGTATTTTTAACCTTGGGAAGGTCTGCTGTAGGTCTTGTTTGTGGGAGCACTCCAAATATTCCCTCTGTGGGGTTTTCTTTCTCAGCTCTATAGCTTTGGGTGGGGTGTTCTAAAAACCTTTGAAGCAGAAGAGTAATTTCCTGTTTGGAGGCCTAAGCATAAAGAAAGCTCTTTGTCATTGCTCAGAAATGGGGAGTCCATGACAATTGTTGTGCAAGAGCATTCAGCACTCTTCCAGTTAGAAATGGGTAGATCGGGTGTTGCCCTTTAATCACTTCTTGCTCAACATCATGTAGGTTATAAtcagcactgttctaggcactggagatGCAACAAAAGGCAGTGTTCCTATCCCCGAGGAGCTTATAGTCTGGTGAGGGAGTCAGACAGTTATGGAACCATGTGACTAGTGCTATGATAGAGGTATGCAGGCAGGGGGTGGGTGCTATGGGATCGTAGAGAAAGGTTACGTAATCCAGAGAAGTTCAaagattttaaagttttgttgagtagcaccattttttgaaagtTGATTACTCCAAAATAATCTGGGAACTTTCTCTAAGATATTTTGTAGctctatattaaaatatatacatatatatggaattatatttataaaataacaaataaattttgtACTATGTTTTTTATGGTACCATTTTGTTATTATTCAATTTAATTAACCTTTAAAATGTGAGATATATCAGGAGGCAGTCAGGGAAGTTTTCCTACGAAGGTCTTACCAAAGCTGAGACCTACAGAGCAAGTGTCAGTAAGCCAGAGAAAGCCAAGAAGAGGAGAGGGTGTGTTGTGTAAAGGGAAACAGCACATACAAAGACCGGAGAGGTAGGgcatggtaatcccagcactttgggaggccaagaggggtggatcacctgaggtcaggagtttgagaccagcttggccaatgtcgtgaaaccccatctctactaaaaatacaaaaatcagctggtgtggtggtgcatgcctgtaattccagctactcaggaggcagaggcaggagaattacttgaacccgggaggcagaggttgcagtgagccgagatggcgccactgcactctagcctgggttacagagcaagactgcatctcaaaacaaaacaaaaaaaggctgaGAGACAAGAAGCAATGGGTTGGGAAAGTTGGGTTAGTTCTTCCCATCCCGCATTGAAGAGGGAAGCCTAGAAGTAGGATGGAAGGGGGTGGAAGAGTAAGCAGGGGTATGACAGTGGAGAACCTTACACGTTCAACAAGGAGTCTAGGCTTTATCCTGAAGTCAATGGAAGAAGAGGGGATAATAAAGGACTTTGAACAGGACTGAGACAAGATTAGATTTTTGGAGGATGAATTGGAAGAAAAAGACTGGAGGTAGGAAGACCAAGGGGATGCTGATGTAATAAACCAGGGAAGAGAAGATGGCAGGGTGAACTTAGGCAAGGGTCATGGAGAACTGAAAGAGATGATGGACTAGATGGTTACTTGGACTGGATTTGGTGACTGGCCAATGAGGGGATGAGAAAGAGGGGAGAATACTATTCCACCTTGGCCACAGCCTGTGGGTCCAGAATGTTTTGTAGGTAGAAATGAGTTTTAGATATATCAGtctaattatacatatttttggtAAATTTGCTGTAGAGACCAAGATAGCTTTTCCTTTCAAATCTCTACTGCATGAAATCACCTTCTAGTTTAGACATCTTAAAATGCAAATCTCAGAAGTCTTACTTCCTCAGGGAGGTACATCTGTTCTTTCTACCAATTGGCGTGGGTTTTGGACCTTGATATTTTTGAATCAGTTACAGTCTCCCTGCCAGCTGAGGGCACACAACATTTCATTACTGGCAATACTGGAGTCAAGGAGCCCTGCCTATCCTGACTCTAGGTCTGGAGTTAGAGTCCATTGAGTCTGTGGTAGTTCCTTTTGCTTTTGATATTTAGTTAGTAGGAAAACTGAGAGGATATTGAATTTCATTAACACTTCCTTAGAAGCACATTTCCTTAGAAGCATGAATATTGCTTGGATTCTGAACACTTTGAATCTTCaccaagagaagaaacaaaatgcCATGGCAAAAGGGTAAGAGTTGTCTTTGGTTCTCCTTTAGCTCCAGTCCATTTCTTGACATAAGCTACCTCCATCCTTGCAGACCTACCTCCCATTTGGTATCTATTAATCTTCACCTACACTATGCCCTAACCTGCCTTCCCCTCCTCTTTTCCTCGacaattttacatattttgccTTTCTACGTTGAACTATGTGTATCCCCTTCCTCGCTGGCCCTCCCCACCATAATTGTGCTGTTGTATTTCATCTGTAAGACAGGCACTCTGCCCTATTCCACTTCTTAAACCTTAGTGTGCTTCAGAATCACTGGAGATGCTTGTTCAACTCCTGGGCCACTCGTCCTGTGCTTCTGAATCAGGAGAGCTGGGCCAGGgcctaggaatctgcattttaacagaagGTACCCTCCTCtgctccaggtgattctgacttGGTAAGGAGACCACTCTTTGAGGAACCCCACACTCTGCTGTAGCAGAACAGCCCTGCTTTTTGGTCAGGAGACCTGGAATTAGTTCCAGTGATGCCTCCACCAGTCCTATGGCTTTGGGGAAGTCACTTCAACTCCCTGGGCTTCTATTTCGTCATCTAAATCCTGGAGAACCAGGGAGATACATTACGCTAGAGACCTAAACTCCCTTGCTCCATggccttcccttctttcctggcTGGCAAACCCCAAATCTGGATGGCTCTActctctgccttctcttccctGCACCCAGGCTACTGAATGTGCTGAGAGAAAGTCACGGGTCAGTGGTGCTGCCCAGATGAGCTTTCAACACCATGCAAAGGATCGTGGGCCTCCTCCTGTCAGCAACCTCTCCCCTGCCTTTCCAAATGCTCTTCTGTCTCCTCAAATGCCAGGCCCAGCCATTCCTCCTGCATCTTAACATGTGAACTTACCTTTCAACCTATAGAGAAAGTAGAAGCCACGACAGGAAATCCCTTAACTTCCTACCACCACACCTGCAA is a window from the Rhinopithecus roxellana isolate Shanxi Qingling chromosome 3, ASM756505v1, whole genome shotgun sequence genome containing:
- the LOC104654148 gene encoding NADH dehydrogenase [ubiquinone] iron-sulfur protein 5-like, producing the protein MPFLDIQKRFGLNIDRWWTIQSAEQPYKIATRCHAFEKEWIECTYGIGAIRAEKECKIEYDDFVECLLRQKMMKCVSTIRRQWDKLIKEGKYTPPPHHIGKEEPQP